One Cololabis saira isolate AMF1-May2022 chromosome 12, fColSai1.1, whole genome shotgun sequence DNA window includes the following coding sequences:
- the tmco4 gene encoding transmembrane and coiled-coil domain-containing protein 4 isoform X3, which translates to MDIRSFFKPKEKQTQNIAEAAANVTVSRRRATAPAATASATRPVSNTGSPDGAAGHMSSDDPGGGGDCTADPGGAEPERDAPGHRPDKITSRQLAEQSRFAFAALCGVSLGQLFTGSENNAFREQYLRGLVGWLDLDESVMPVMGAFLSGLGFEGSDTFLSTLQADPLLVAGSTPIIQDLVTFSVKDGQYDARSRVLIRHVGCLLRVPPQQLEEFEETLGERLREAGEESEEESSRRRRRERGRKLRRYLLIGLATVGGGTVIGVTGGLAAPLVAAGAGAVLGAGGAAALGSAAGIAIMASLFGAAGAGLTGYKMNKCVGAIEEFEFLPLNSGKHLHLTIAVTGWLCSGKYSSFQAPWCSLGECGEQYCLVWESRFLRDLGSAMTSLLDGLVSMVAQEALKYTVLSGIVTALTWPASLLAAASVIDHPWCVCLNRSAEVGKHLAQVLRSRQQGKRPVSLIGFSLGARVIYYCLQELASDQGSEGVVQDVVLLGAPVDGSEKAWERVATVVAGKIVNGYCRGDWLLGFLYRSSAAQLSVAGLQPINIQDQRIINVDLSSVFCRSELPTPTRSRQPDRDTAAIECSD; encoded by the exons atggatatacgttcattttttaaaccaaaagagaaacagacacaaaacattgcCGAAGCTGCTGCCAATGTGACAGTGAGTCGGAGGAGAGCGACTGCACCTGCAGCCACCGCGTCAGCGACCCGCCCAGTGTCTAACACCGGCTCACCTGATGGTGCAGCCGGCCATATGAGTAGCGATgacccgggaggaggaggagactgcactgccg ACCCCGGCGGGGCAGAACCAGAACGAGATGCCCCCGGTCACCGTCCAGACAAGATAACCAGCAGGCAGCTGGCCGAGCAGAGCCGCTTTGCCTTTGCAGCCCtgtgtggggtttctctggggcAGTTATTCACTGGATCTGAAAATAA TGCCTTCAGGGAGCAGTACCTGCGGGGTTTGGTGGGCTGGCTGGACCTGGACGAGTCGGTGATGCCAGTGATGGGCGCGTTCTTGTCAGGCCTCGGCTTCGAGGGCTCGGACACCTTTCTGTCCACCTTACAGGCGGATCCACTGCTGGTTGCAGGATCAACTCCAATCATACAG GATCTGGTGACGTTCTCGGTGAAAGACG GCCAGTACGACGCCAGGTCCAGGGTCCTCATCCGCCACGTGGGCTGTCTGCTCCGAGTTCCCCCGCAGCAGCTGGAGGAGTTCGAGGAGACGCTGGGAGAGAGGCTGAGGGAGGCGGGAGAGGAGAGCGA AGAGGAGTCTTCCAGGCGCCGGAGGAGAGAAAGAGGGCGAAAGTTACGACGTTACCTGCTAATTGGACTGGCCACAGTGGGCGGAGGGACCGTGATTG GTGTAACGGGTGGACTGGCTGCTCCTCTAGTGGCAGCGGGAGCCGGGGCCGTGCTGGGGGCCGGAGGGGCCGCGGCGCTGGGATCGGCCGCCGGCATCGCCATAATGGCCTCTCTGTTCGGAGCGGCAGGAGCCGGACTGACCG GATATAAGATGAATAAGTGCGTAGGGGCAATAGAGGAGTTTGAATTCCTCCCACTGAACTCTGGGAAGCATCTTCACCTGACTATCGCGGTCACAGGTTGGCTCTGCAGCGGTAAATACA GCTCGTTCCAGGCCCCGTGGTGCAGCCTGGGCGAGTGCGGCGAGCAGTACTGCCTGGTGTGGGAGTCGCGCTTCCTCAGGGATCTGGGCTCGGCCATGACGTCTCTGCTGGACGGGCTGGTCAGCATGGTGGCCCAGGAGGCCCTGAAGTACACCGTCCTCTCAG GCATCGTGACGGCTCTGACGTGGCCCGCGTCGCTGCTGGCAGCGGCCAGCGTCATCGACCACCCCTGGTGCGTGTGTCTGAATCGCTCGGCGGAGGTGGGGAAACACCTGGCGCAGGTTTTGAGAAGCAGGCAGCAG GGGAAACGGCCCGTCAGCCTCATAGGTTTCAGTCTCGGGGCCCGAGTGATCTACTACTGTCTGCAGGAGCTCGCCAGCGATCAAG GAAGTGAAGGAGTCGTGCAGGACGTGGTTCTGCTGGGAGCGCCGGTCGACGGCTCTGAGAAGGCCTGGGAGAGGGTGGCCACGGTAGTCGCTGGAAAAATAGTGAATGGATACTGCAG GGGAGACTGGCTCCTGGGGTTCTTGTACCGCAGCTCGGCCGCTCAGCTCTCCGTCGCCGGGCTGCAGCCAATCAACATCCAGGATCAACGCATAATCAATGTGGATCTCTCATCTGTG ttctgcagatccgagcttccgacgcccacgcgctcccggcaaccagatcgggacacagctgcgattgagtgctcagactga
- the tmco4 gene encoding transmembrane and coiled-coil domain-containing protein 4 isoform X2 has protein sequence MEEKQSDNDAGSQPDPGGAEPERDAPGHRPDKITSRQLAEQSRFAFAALCGVSLGQLFTGSENNAFREQYLRGLVGWLDLDESVMPVMGAFLSGLGFEGSDTFLSTLQADPLLVAGSTPIIQDLVTFSVKDGQYDARSRVLIRHVGCLLRVPPQQLEEFEETLGERLREAGEESEEESSRRRRRERGRKLRRYLLIGLATVGGGTVIGVTGGLAAPLVAAGAGAVLGAGGAAALGSAAGIAIMASLFGAAGAGLTGYKMNKCVGAIEEFEFLPLNSGKHLHLTIAVTGWLCSGKYSSFQAPWCSLGECGEQYCLVWESRFLRDLGSAMTSLLDGLVSMVAQEALKYTVLSGIVTALTWPASLLAAASVIDHPWCVCLNRSAEVGKHLAQVLRSRQQGKRPVSLIGFSLGARVIYYCLQELASDQGSEGVVQDVVLLGAPVDGSEKAWERVATVVAGKIVNGYCRGDWLLGFLYRSSAAQLSVAGLQPINIQDQRIINVDLSSVVKGHLDYMRQMDTILVAVGVPTKEVPGAFLALPESVTATKETAETPETADQTTEEQQAGSTQSPAEEKAETCTHESGDGEEMGDGWDIPDISDLLDSLTETETDGQISVQNDVSVNSEDKSTSNVIVWEADVRCEDVEEADVSWSWDEAHWTTEQSNQ, from the exons ATGGAGGAAAAACAAAGCGACAATGACGCCGGTTCACAGCCAG ACCCCGGCGGGGCAGAACCAGAACGAGATGCCCCCGGTCACCGTCCAGACAAGATAACCAGCAGGCAGCTGGCCGAGCAGAGCCGCTTTGCCTTTGCAGCCCtgtgtggggtttctctggggcAGTTATTCACTGGATCTGAAAATAA TGCCTTCAGGGAGCAGTACCTGCGGGGTTTGGTGGGCTGGCTGGACCTGGACGAGTCGGTGATGCCAGTGATGGGCGCGTTCTTGTCAGGCCTCGGCTTCGAGGGCTCGGACACCTTTCTGTCCACCTTACAGGCGGATCCACTGCTGGTTGCAGGATCAACTCCAATCATACAG GATCTGGTGACGTTCTCGGTGAAAGACG GCCAGTACGACGCCAGGTCCAGGGTCCTCATCCGCCACGTGGGCTGTCTGCTCCGAGTTCCCCCGCAGCAGCTGGAGGAGTTCGAGGAGACGCTGGGAGAGAGGCTGAGGGAGGCGGGAGAGGAGAGCGA AGAGGAGTCTTCCAGGCGCCGGAGGAGAGAAAGAGGGCGAAAGTTACGACGTTACCTGCTAATTGGACTGGCCACAGTGGGCGGAGGGACCGTGATTG GTGTAACGGGTGGACTGGCTGCTCCTCTAGTGGCAGCGGGAGCCGGGGCCGTGCTGGGGGCCGGAGGGGCCGCGGCGCTGGGATCGGCCGCCGGCATCGCCATAATGGCCTCTCTGTTCGGAGCGGCAGGAGCCGGACTGACCG GATATAAGATGAATAAGTGCGTAGGGGCAATAGAGGAGTTTGAATTCCTCCCACTGAACTCTGGGAAGCATCTTCACCTGACTATCGCGGTCACAGGTTGGCTCTGCAGCGGTAAATACA GCTCGTTCCAGGCCCCGTGGTGCAGCCTGGGCGAGTGCGGCGAGCAGTACTGCCTGGTGTGGGAGTCGCGCTTCCTCAGGGATCTGGGCTCGGCCATGACGTCTCTGCTGGACGGGCTGGTCAGCATGGTGGCCCAGGAGGCCCTGAAGTACACCGTCCTCTCAG GCATCGTGACGGCTCTGACGTGGCCCGCGTCGCTGCTGGCAGCGGCCAGCGTCATCGACCACCCCTGGTGCGTGTGTCTGAATCGCTCGGCGGAGGTGGGGAAACACCTGGCGCAGGTTTTGAGAAGCAGGCAGCAG GGGAAACGGCCCGTCAGCCTCATAGGTTTCAGTCTCGGGGCCCGAGTGATCTACTACTGTCTGCAGGAGCTCGCCAGCGATCAAG GAAGTGAAGGAGTCGTGCAGGACGTGGTTCTGCTGGGAGCGCCGGTCGACGGCTCTGAGAAGGCCTGGGAGAGGGTGGCCACGGTAGTCGCTGGAAAAATAGTGAATGGATACTGCAG GGGAGACTGGCTCCTGGGGTTCTTGTACCGCAGCTCGGCCGCTCAGCTCTCCGTCGCCGGGCTGCAGCCAATCAACATCCAGGATCAACGCATAATCAATGTGGATCTCTCATCTGTG GTGAAAGGTCACTTGGACTACATGCGTCAGATGGACACCATCCTGGTGGCCGTCGGCGTTCCCACCAAAGAAGTTCCTGGTGCTTTCCTGGCCCTGCCTGAGTCTGTAACGGCTACCAAGGAGACGGCGGAGACGCCGGAGACGGCGGACCAAACCACCGAGGAGCAACAAGCGGGCTCGACACAAAGCCCGGCGGAGGAGAAGGCGGAGACTTGTACACACGAAAGCGGAGACGGGGAGGAGATGGGTGACGGGTGGGACATTCCTGATATTTCAGACCTGCTGGACTCGTTAACTGAGACGGAAACAGACGGTCAGATCTCAGTCCAGAACGATGTTTCAGTTAATTCTGAGGACAAATCCACCAGTAATGTCATAGTCTGGGAAGCGGACGTCCGGTGTGAGGACGTGGAGGAGGCGGACGTGTCGTGGAGCTGGGATGAAGCCCACTGGACCACAGAGCAATCAAACCAGTAA
- the tmco4 gene encoding transmembrane and coiled-coil domain-containing protein 4 isoform X1: protein MDIRSFFKPKEKQTQNIAEAAANVTVSRRRATAPAATASATRPVSNTGSPDGAAGHMSSDDPGGGGDCTADPGGAEPERDAPGHRPDKITSRQLAEQSRFAFAALCGVSLGQLFTGSENNAFREQYLRGLVGWLDLDESVMPVMGAFLSGLGFEGSDTFLSTLQADPLLVAGSTPIIQDLVTFSVKDGQYDARSRVLIRHVGCLLRVPPQQLEEFEETLGERLREAGEESEEESSRRRRRERGRKLRRYLLIGLATVGGGTVIGVTGGLAAPLVAAGAGAVLGAGGAAALGSAAGIAIMASLFGAAGAGLTGYKMNKCVGAIEEFEFLPLNSGKHLHLTIAVTGWLCSGKYSSFQAPWCSLGECGEQYCLVWESRFLRDLGSAMTSLLDGLVSMVAQEALKYTVLSGIVTALTWPASLLAAASVIDHPWCVCLNRSAEVGKHLAQVLRSRQQGKRPVSLIGFSLGARVIYYCLQELASDQGSEGVVQDVVLLGAPVDGSEKAWERVATVVAGKIVNGYCRGDWLLGFLYRSSAAQLSVAGLQPINIQDQRIINVDLSSVVKGHLDYMRQMDTILVAVGVPTKEVPGAFLALPESVTATKETAETPETADQTTEEQQAGSTQSPAEEKAETCTHESGDGEEMGDGWDIPDISDLLDSLTETETDGQISVQNDVSVNSEDKSTSNVIVWEADVRCEDVEEADVSWSWDEAHWTTEQSNQ from the exons atggatatacgttcattttttaaaccaaaagagaaacagacacaaaacattgcCGAAGCTGCTGCCAATGTGACAGTGAGTCGGAGGAGAGCGACTGCACCTGCAGCCACCGCGTCAGCGACCCGCCCAGTGTCTAACACCGGCTCACCTGATGGTGCAGCCGGCCATATGAGTAGCGATgacccgggaggaggaggagactgcactgccg ACCCCGGCGGGGCAGAACCAGAACGAGATGCCCCCGGTCACCGTCCAGACAAGATAACCAGCAGGCAGCTGGCCGAGCAGAGCCGCTTTGCCTTTGCAGCCCtgtgtggggtttctctggggcAGTTATTCACTGGATCTGAAAATAA TGCCTTCAGGGAGCAGTACCTGCGGGGTTTGGTGGGCTGGCTGGACCTGGACGAGTCGGTGATGCCAGTGATGGGCGCGTTCTTGTCAGGCCTCGGCTTCGAGGGCTCGGACACCTTTCTGTCCACCTTACAGGCGGATCCACTGCTGGTTGCAGGATCAACTCCAATCATACAG GATCTGGTGACGTTCTCGGTGAAAGACG GCCAGTACGACGCCAGGTCCAGGGTCCTCATCCGCCACGTGGGCTGTCTGCTCCGAGTTCCCCCGCAGCAGCTGGAGGAGTTCGAGGAGACGCTGGGAGAGAGGCTGAGGGAGGCGGGAGAGGAGAGCGA AGAGGAGTCTTCCAGGCGCCGGAGGAGAGAAAGAGGGCGAAAGTTACGACGTTACCTGCTAATTGGACTGGCCACAGTGGGCGGAGGGACCGTGATTG GTGTAACGGGTGGACTGGCTGCTCCTCTAGTGGCAGCGGGAGCCGGGGCCGTGCTGGGGGCCGGAGGGGCCGCGGCGCTGGGATCGGCCGCCGGCATCGCCATAATGGCCTCTCTGTTCGGAGCGGCAGGAGCCGGACTGACCG GATATAAGATGAATAAGTGCGTAGGGGCAATAGAGGAGTTTGAATTCCTCCCACTGAACTCTGGGAAGCATCTTCACCTGACTATCGCGGTCACAGGTTGGCTCTGCAGCGGTAAATACA GCTCGTTCCAGGCCCCGTGGTGCAGCCTGGGCGAGTGCGGCGAGCAGTACTGCCTGGTGTGGGAGTCGCGCTTCCTCAGGGATCTGGGCTCGGCCATGACGTCTCTGCTGGACGGGCTGGTCAGCATGGTGGCCCAGGAGGCCCTGAAGTACACCGTCCTCTCAG GCATCGTGACGGCTCTGACGTGGCCCGCGTCGCTGCTGGCAGCGGCCAGCGTCATCGACCACCCCTGGTGCGTGTGTCTGAATCGCTCGGCGGAGGTGGGGAAACACCTGGCGCAGGTTTTGAGAAGCAGGCAGCAG GGGAAACGGCCCGTCAGCCTCATAGGTTTCAGTCTCGGGGCCCGAGTGATCTACTACTGTCTGCAGGAGCTCGCCAGCGATCAAG GAAGTGAAGGAGTCGTGCAGGACGTGGTTCTGCTGGGAGCGCCGGTCGACGGCTCTGAGAAGGCCTGGGAGAGGGTGGCCACGGTAGTCGCTGGAAAAATAGTGAATGGATACTGCAG GGGAGACTGGCTCCTGGGGTTCTTGTACCGCAGCTCGGCCGCTCAGCTCTCCGTCGCCGGGCTGCAGCCAATCAACATCCAGGATCAACGCATAATCAATGTGGATCTCTCATCTGTG GTGAAAGGTCACTTGGACTACATGCGTCAGATGGACACCATCCTGGTGGCCGTCGGCGTTCCCACCAAAGAAGTTCCTGGTGCTTTCCTGGCCCTGCCTGAGTCTGTAACGGCTACCAAGGAGACGGCGGAGACGCCGGAGACGGCGGACCAAACCACCGAGGAGCAACAAGCGGGCTCGACACAAAGCCCGGCGGAGGAGAAGGCGGAGACTTGTACACACGAAAGCGGAGACGGGGAGGAGATGGGTGACGGGTGGGACATTCCTGATATTTCAGACCTGCTGGACTCGTTAACTGAGACGGAAACAGACGGTCAGATCTCAGTCCAGAACGATGTTTCAGTTAATTCTGAGGACAAATCCACCAGTAATGTCATAGTCTGGGAAGCGGACGTCCGGTGTGAGGACGTGGAGGAGGCGGACGTGTCGTGGAGCTGGGATGAAGCCCACTGGACCACAGAGCAATCAAACCAGTAA